The genomic DNA GCCAAGGAGGTGGCGGAGGCCCTGGGCATCAGCCAGGTGGCGGCCCGCAAGCACCTGGAGGACCTCGAGGCCCGGGGCCTGGTGCGCTCGGAGGTGCGCCGCTGCCCGGGCCGGGGCCGGCCCTACCGCCTTTACCAGGCCCAGGACGAAGGAGCCCCCTACGCCGCCCTTTGCCAGGATGTGCTCAAGGGCCTCGAGGGGGCCTTGGGGAAGGAAGGGGTGGTGCGGCTCCTCTTGGAAAGGAACCGGCAGCTTTTTGCTCCCCTGAACCTAAAGGGCCTTCCCCTGCGGGAGCGCCTGGAACGCTTGGCCGCCTTTCTCAAGACCCAGGGCTACGAGGCGGAGGTGGTGGAGGAGGGAGGAAGGCTTTACCTCTGCCAGCACCGATGTCCTAAGCTCGCCCTCTCCCGGGAACACGAGGCCCTTTGCCAAAGCGAGCTCTTGGCCTACCAGGAGCTTTTGGGCCTCCCCCTCCTCCGGGAGGAACGCCTGGCGGAGGGGGGAAGCTGCTGCCGCTACCGCGTAGAATGACGGGGTGTGGGTTTACCGCCTAAAGGGCACGCCCTGGGAACTGGACGCTATCCTCCCCGAGCTCTTTGACCGGGGGGCGCGGGGGCTTTGGGAGCGGGAAGGGGAGGTCCTGGCCTACTTTCCCGCCCCCTTGGACCTGCCCTACGGGGGGGTCTGGGAGGAGGCGCCGGACGAGGACTGGCTCGAGGCCTGGCGGCGCGACCTGAAGCCTGCCCTGGCCCCCCCCTTCGTGGTTCTCGCCCCTTGGCACGCTTGGGAGGGGGGGGAGATCCCCTTGGTCATCGAGCCCGGTATGGCCTTCGGCACCGGGCACCACGAGACCACCCGCCTGGCCCTCATGGCCCTGGCCCGCCACCTCGCCCCGGGGGAAAGGGTGCTGGACCTGGGCACGGGAAGCGGCATCCTGGCCATCGCCGCCGCCAAGCTGGGGGCGGAGGCCGTGGGGGTGGACATAGACCCCTCCGTCTTGCCCCAGGCGGAGGAGAACGCCCGCCTAAACGGGGTTTTTGCGCGC from Thermus sp. LT1-2-5 includes the following:
- a CDS encoding helix-turn-helix domain-containing protein, coding for MALLLEGTKERVLDLLRVKPRTAKEVAEALGISQVAARKHLEDLEARGLVRSEVRRCPGRGRPYRLYQAQDEGAPYAALCQDVLKGLEGALGKEGVVRLLLERNRQLFAPLNLKGLPLRERLERLAAFLKTQGYEAEVVEEGGRLYLCQHRCPKLALSREHEALCQSELLAYQELLGLPLLREERLAEGGSCCRYRVE
- a CDS encoding 50S ribosomal protein L11 methyltransferase; translation: MWVYRLKGTPWELDAILPELFDRGARGLWEREGEVLAYFPAPLDLPYGGVWEEAPDEDWLEAWRRDLKPALAPPFVVLAPWHAWEGGEIPLVIEPGMAFGTGHHETTRLALMALARHLAPGERVLDLGTGSGILAIAAAKLGAEAVGVDIDPSVLPQAEENARLNGVFARFLEGSLEEALPLGPFDLLVANLFAELHQAFAPRYGEALAPGGRLLLTGILKEKAPLVREALRDAGFFPLEEAEEGEWVLLAYRR